Proteins from a genomic interval of Gossypium hirsutum isolate 1008001.06 chromosome A09, Gossypium_hirsutum_v2.1, whole genome shotgun sequence:
- the LOC121206181 gene encoding uncharacterized protein has translation MEELITQMTEKNAVIRDWSFKTQKAKGDSLTEGCMSNLPEQVATNVHQNNLKDLTQIWKQWDSDTRDIFTEKYRDIAHLITVNIDEQLIQAMVRFWDPAYQCFIFNQEDMTPTIEEYAALLRIDNVQIIKIYVKEPKPMTFKTKLVGLTGMTDMWAEKQIKKRTKLVVSRGFLCEI, from the coding sequence atggaggagttaATTACACAAATGACCGAGAAAAATGCCGTGATTCGAGACTGGTCTTTTAAGACTCAGAAAGCGAAAGGGGACAGCTTAACGGAAGGATGTATGTCCAATCTTCCCGAGCAAGTAGCTACAAATGTTCATCAGAATAACCTCAAGGATTTAACTCAGATTTGGAaacagtgggattcagacactagggACATCTTCACCGAAAAGTACAGGGATATAGCTCACTTAATCACCGTCAACATAGACGAACaattgattcaagccatggttcgattcTGGGATCCAGCTTACCAGTGTTTCATTTTCAATCAGGAAGATATGACTccgaccatagaagagtatgctgcctTGCTTCGCATTGACAATGTACAAATCATCAAGATATATGTGAAAGAGCCCAAACCAATGACCTTCAAGACAAAGTTAGTGGGGTTGACGGGAATGACTGATATGTGGGctgaaaaacaaataaagaaaagaacGAAGTTAGTTGTGTCACGTGGTTTTCTCTGCGagatttaa